CGCAATCACCGTTGCTTATGGACCTGAATAGAAATCTAGCCCGCGCAATCACTACGGGCAAGCAACTCGACGATTTCGTCACAGCTTCGCGAACGCAGCTCGCAGCAAGCATGCGGTTTGCCTGCTAGCATGCGTAAACTGCGGTGACTTTTCGTCTTGGCGGCGTCACGCCGGCAACTGACAACATCCCTATAACCGGTACGAGGCGCCATGCGTTGGGATCGTGCAGGCTCGAGGCCGGACACTCCGCCGGCTGCCAACGAGCTACGCGGATGGCGCGGAATCGCCGAGCCCGAGTTGCTCCATCCGGCGATAGAGCCGGGGACGGGTCAGCCCCAGCAAGCGGGCGGCCCGGGCTTTGTTTCCCTTGGCCATGCGCAGGGCACGCGAGACGACTTCCTTCTCGATCTCGGTCATGAATCGGTCGAGCACGATCGGTTCTGTTTCGCGCCGGCGCGCCACGTGCCCCAAGCGCACGCGGTCGTCGAGATCGCGCGACGTGACGACGGCGCCTTCCGCTTGCTCGTGGGCACGTGCGACGAGCTCGCTCAGCTCGGCGTAGCCCCCCGGCCAGGCGTAGGCCGATAGCAGATCGAGCGCCTCGGGACTAAAACCGGTGTGTTGCCGCGTGGCGCGGCCGTTCAGTTCTTCGAGCAGCGCCTGGGCCAGCAGGGGAATATCCTCGCGACGCTCGCCGAGCGCGACGAGTGGGATCTCAATCGTCGAAAGCGCGTGCGCCAACTCGACGTGATACTGTCCGGCACGTGCCGTCTCGACGAGCGATTGCCGCGCGGTCGCCAGGATGCGCGCCGTCGCCCCACTGCCGCGTAGCCAGCGCCAGAACTCTCCCTGCAATTCCGCTGGCAACCTATCGATGTCGCTTACAAGGAAGGTGGGGCGACTTGTCGCCGAATCTGCCGGTGTCGTCCGAGTGAAGCTGCTGAGGGCCGCATTCCAGGTGTCTGGGGTGGCAGAGGGAGCGTCGAGCACCGGCAAGGGACCACGTTGTTGTCCGTCGCGTCCCATCGAAATCGCGCGCGCCAGACCGCGACGGCCGCTCCCCTCGCTTCCCAGGATAATCGCATGCGCCGAGCTGGACGTGGCCACGTCCAATTGAGCTCTCAAGCGTCGCGCCGCGGGGCTATGGCCCACGGTCAGGTCGAGCCGATAGCGGCCCTGGTGGCGGGCGCGAAAGCGCAGGAGCTCGGCGTGTAGATCTGCTTCCGCATTCGTAGCGTTCTCGGCAGTCTCTCCCGCATCGACGGCGTGCAGCACGACGAGCAAGGCGCTCCCCTCGGCGACATTCTCACCCAAGCGTAGAAATGTGGCCCGGTAGCTCGTGCTCGTCTCGGAGCCCGTGGGCCGCACGATCGGGCGTGCGATCGTCTGATGGCTGCCGAGATCGGGAGGCGGCGCCAACGAGGCCGCGACGAGCTGGGCACGGGTGGCCTCGAGCGGGACATGGAATTGGCAGGGGGTGCCGAGGAGTTGCTCGGCCGGACAGCCGCACCAGGCCTCGAACGCGGGATTGACGTAGGCCAGTCTTGACTCGTCATCGAGGAGACAAACCGGCAGCGTAGTGGCCTGGAACAGCCGGCTGGGATCGAGCGGTTTGAGTCGCTGAGCAGACATCGGCCGTAATTTAGCGTGACAGTCGTGCGGCCACAACAGTTTGTGTCATAGAGACTTGAGACGCACGGAGCCCATTCGTGGAGTGCTAAAAGGGGCAGCAGTGGCGGGCCGCAGGGGTGGGGGGCGAGCGGATTTCGGTCGGAGATTTCCTGGCACAAGTTCGTTTACCTGTGACAGCTAGTTGTCACCCCCCACGTGTATAAACCACCAAAGTTGCGCGTCCCGGCGGGGCAGTTGGGAG
This genomic stretch from Pirellulales bacterium harbors:
- a CDS encoding PAS domain-containing protein, yielding MSAQRLKPLDPSRLFQATTLPVCLLDDESRLAYVNPAFEAWCGCPAEQLLGTPCQFHVPLEATRAQLVAASLAPPPDLGSHQTIARPIVRPTGSETSTSYRATFLRLGENVAEGSALLVVLHAVDAGETAENATNAEADLHAELLRFRARHQGRYRLDLTVGHSPAARRLRAQLDVATSSSAHAIILGSEGSGRRGLARAISMGRDGQQRGPLPVLDAPSATPDTWNAALSSFTRTTPADSATSRPTFLVSDIDRLPAELQGEFWRWLRGSGATARILATARQSLVETARAGQYHVELAHALSTIEIPLVALGERREDIPLLAQALLEELNGRATRQHTGFSPEALDLLSAYAWPGGYAELSELVARAHEQAEGAVVTSRDLDDRVRLGHVARRRETEPIVLDRFMTEIEKEVVSRALRMAKGNKARAARLLGLTRPRLYRRMEQLGLGDSAPSA